Proteins from a single region of Geothrix sp. PMB-07:
- a CDS encoding ABC transporter substrate-binding protein — protein MRKHLLALGVATALSPCLMAQKIGVINTMSGAEAPIGENITNGIKLAEEDLKKKGYNLHLVWEDDTGKPQISMSAMEKLATRDNVAGVVGPYTSACSNAVAKLAEKYKVPLLIPAAAKEEITRQGLKFVFRMNAPADKYASSLIDAALTLGKAKTIAFVYENTDFGTSTSKTAKDYVAKKGLQVVGDVAYPKGSADYRSSLAQIKSKNPDLVFMVSYVADAILLMRQSKEVGLQPQAFLGAGAGFTTVEFAKEKAISEGVISCTQWTDDVNWPGAKDFGARYKAKFGKEPTYHAACAYASMVIMAETAKNAGGDRAKTRDGLKGGKWNGIMGEVQFADYDGFNNQNNHTMLVQQIIAGSYETILPAPFATKKAVYPFPKWK, from the coding sequence ATGCGAAAGCACCTCCTGGCCCTGGGCGTTGCCACGGCCCTCTCTCCTTGCCTGATGGCCCAGAAGATCGGCGTCATCAACACCATGAGCGGTGCCGAAGCGCCCATCGGCGAAAACATCACCAACGGCATCAAGTTGGCCGAAGAGGATCTGAAGAAGAAGGGCTACAACCTGCACCTGGTATGGGAGGACGACACGGGCAAGCCGCAGATCTCCATGAGCGCCATGGAGAAGCTGGCCACCCGCGACAACGTGGCGGGCGTGGTGGGGCCTTACACGTCCGCTTGCTCCAATGCCGTGGCCAAGCTGGCGGAGAAGTACAAGGTGCCGCTTCTGATTCCCGCCGCCGCCAAGGAGGAGATCACCCGTCAGGGTCTCAAGTTCGTCTTCCGCATGAACGCACCGGCGGACAAGTATGCCTCCAGCCTCATCGATGCGGCCCTGACGCTCGGCAAGGCGAAGACCATCGCCTTCGTGTACGAGAATACCGACTTCGGCACCTCCACCTCGAAGACGGCCAAGGACTATGTGGCCAAGAAAGGCCTCCAGGTGGTGGGCGATGTGGCCTACCCCAAGGGGTCCGCGGACTACCGTTCGAGCTTGGCCCAGATCAAATCGAAGAATCCGGATCTGGTCTTCATGGTGTCCTACGTGGCCGATGCCATCTTGCTCATGCGGCAGTCCAAGGAAGTGGGGCTCCAGCCCCAGGCTTTCCTCGGCGCGGGTGCCGGTTTCACCACGGTCGAGTTCGCCAAGGAGAAGGCCATCTCAGAGGGCGTCATCTCCTGCACCCAGTGGACCGATGATGTGAATTGGCCGGGCGCCAAGGATTTTGGTGCCCGCTACAAGGCCAAATTCGGCAAGGAACCCACCTATCACGCAGCCTGCGCCTACGCTTCCATGGTGATCATGGCGGAGACCGCGAAGAACGCGGGCGGCGACCGAGCCAAGACCCGTGATGGGCTCAAGGGCGGCAAGTGGAACGGCATCATGGGCGAGGTGCAATTCGCCGACTACGACGGGTTCAACAACCAGAACAACCACACGATGCTGGTGCAGCAGATCATCGCGGGGAGCTACGAAACGATCCTGCCCGCACCGTTCGCGACGAAGAAGGCGGTCTATCCCTTCCCCAAGTGGAAGTGA
- a CDS encoding branched-chain amino acid ABC transporter permease — MAVFMQSLLSGILIGGVYALIGIGLTLIFGVMRVINFAHGDILMVGMYLTYILFSWLHIDPFMSVLITFPLMFLFGGFLQKVFINRVLNALAQNQILLTIGLGLVMSNTVMLIFTSDYKIISTSYSSSTIQVGGGVAVSTPLLISFCITAAITAALYWFLLKTDTGQAIRATAQDREAAQLMGINVKRMSIIAFGLGAAFAGTAGALISPTYYIFPQVGGVFTLKAFVITVLGGMGSVVGATLGGILIGITESLSAVYISSGWKDVVVFVLFLLVLLFRPAGLMGKSRT, encoded by the coding sequence ATGGCCGTCTTCATGCAATCGCTCCTCAGCGGCATCCTCATCGGAGGGGTGTACGCGCTCATCGGCATCGGCCTGACCCTGATCTTCGGCGTCATGCGGGTCATCAACTTCGCCCACGGCGACATCCTCATGGTGGGGATGTATCTCACCTACATTTTGTTCAGTTGGCTGCACATCGACCCCTTCATGTCGGTGCTTATCACCTTCCCGCTGATGTTCCTCTTCGGGGGCTTCCTCCAGAAGGTGTTCATCAACCGGGTGCTCAACGCCCTCGCCCAGAACCAGATTCTGCTGACCATTGGTCTGGGATTGGTCATGAGCAACACCGTGATGCTCATCTTCACCTCCGACTACAAGATCATCTCCACCTCCTACTCCTCCTCCACCATCCAGGTCGGAGGTGGCGTGGCGGTGTCCACACCGCTGCTCATCTCCTTCTGCATCACCGCCGCCATCACCGCGGCGCTGTACTGGTTCCTGCTCAAAACGGACACGGGCCAGGCCATCCGAGCCACGGCCCAGGACCGCGAAGCCGCCCAACTCATGGGCATCAACGTGAAGCGCATGTCCATCATCGCCTTCGGCCTTGGCGCCGCCTTCGCGGGAACGGCCGGGGCCCTGATCTCGCCCACCTACTACATCTTCCCCCAGGTGGGCGGGGTGTTCACGCTGAAGGCCTTCGTCATCACGGTGCTGGGCGGCATGGGCAGCGTGGTGGGGGCCACCCTGGGCGGCATCCTCATCGGCATCACGGAATCCCTGAGTGCGGTTTACATCTCCTCGGGCTGGAAGGATGTGGTGGTCTTCGTCCTCTTCCTGCTGGTGCTCCTGTTCAGGCCCGCGGGCTTGATGGGCAAGTCCCGGACCTGA
- a CDS encoding CBS domain-containing protein, giving the protein MATVQQWMTKNPITIDQDASIIEAIHLMKEKGIRRLPVMAKGVFTGLITERMIKDYTPGKATSLDTWEVHYLLSKTPVKDVMNPAPRRVTPDTDLATAAQEILDHKLYGLCVVDAKGELVGIMSVGDMLRAVVEFARAAK; this is encoded by the coding sequence ATGGCCACCGTCCAGCAGTGGATGACCAAGAATCCCATCACCATCGATCAGGACGCCTCCATCATCGAGGCCATCCACCTCATGAAGGAGAAGGGCATTCGCCGCCTGCCGGTCATGGCCAAGGGGGTGTTCACGGGCCTGATTACGGAACGGATGATCAAGGACTACACGCCGGGCAAGGCCACCTCTCTGGATACCTGGGAGGTCCACTACCTCCTATCCAAAACGCCTGTGAAGGACGTGATGAACCCGGCCCCCCGGCGCGTGACGCCGGACACTGATTTGGCCACGGCCGCGCAGGAAATCCTGGACCACAAGCTCTATGGCCTTTGCGTGGTGGATGCCAAGGGCGAGCTGGTGGGCATCATGTCTGTGGGGGACATGCTCAGAGCGGTTGTGGAATTCGCAAGGGCCGCCAAATAG
- a CDS encoding porin, giving the protein MKITRIAGIAALLAAGFTQAQAQTPAVKFDGALIEFWYTQMLDNNLRYNSPAKSYYDGLSSSQANVGNAQGSLGRFQENTFAIKRSEVYLSGKVSDDVSWNVMFDPNNSANGTGNNVLQDAVVTWAFAKGFTLKAGQFKMPTTYESTLVSAREILFFDRTQLSRLLGERRDRGAWFSYGYGDAAGFQGKLNVAISNGTSDDGSTGKNNDANAQKDWTFRFDGGYGTAHKFGFWYREGETGLKSSATVAGTTAAWGATGATAAQILDNRDKTTAQGVFYAYDDSTWHADFEYATGLLGRRFPTLYDTTASAVKREHLDQKFTGYALTGVYKMGAHWLTARYDLMNYNSGDKWYTAFNPYKESAVGTPLLVNGAPVDYTPKYTEITVGYNYLFVPTKQTAGKLKLDYITRSKNFLIPRAGQTGEQGGNSLVASLMVAF; this is encoded by the coding sequence ATGAAGATCACCCGCATCGCCGGTATCGCAGCGCTGCTCGCCGCCGGGTTCACCCAGGCCCAGGCCCAGACTCCCGCCGTCAAGTTCGACGGCGCCCTGATCGAGTTCTGGTACACCCAGATGCTCGACAACAACCTGCGCTACAACTCCCCGGCCAAGTCCTACTACGACGGCCTGAGCTCCTCCCAGGCCAACGTCGGCAACGCCCAGGGCAGCCTGGGCCGGTTCCAGGAGAACACCTTCGCCATCAAGCGCTCCGAGGTCTACCTCAGCGGCAAGGTGTCGGATGACGTCAGCTGGAACGTGATGTTCGATCCCAACAACAGCGCCAACGGCACCGGCAACAACGTGCTGCAGGACGCGGTGGTGACTTGGGCTTTCGCCAAGGGCTTCACCCTGAAGGCCGGCCAGTTCAAGATGCCGACCACCTATGAATCCACACTGGTCTCGGCCCGCGAGATCCTCTTCTTCGACCGCACCCAGTTGAGCCGTCTCCTCGGTGAGCGCCGCGACCGGGGTGCCTGGTTCAGCTACGGCTATGGCGATGCCGCCGGTTTCCAGGGCAAGCTCAATGTCGCCATCTCCAACGGCACCTCCGATGACGGCAGCACCGGCAAGAACAACGATGCCAATGCCCAGAAGGATTGGACCTTCCGCTTTGATGGCGGCTACGGCACCGCCCACAAGTTCGGTTTCTGGTATCGCGAAGGCGAGACCGGCCTGAAGAGCAGCGCCACCGTGGCGGGCACCACCGCCGCCTGGGGCGCCACTGGCGCGACGGCCGCGCAGATCCTGGACAACCGGGACAAGACCACGGCCCAGGGTGTGTTCTATGCCTATGACGACAGCACCTGGCACGCCGATTTCGAGTACGCCACCGGTCTCCTGGGCCGCCGCTTCCCCACCCTCTATGACACGACTGCCTCGGCCGTGAAGCGCGAGCACCTCGACCAGAAGTTCACCGGCTACGCCCTCACCGGCGTCTATAAGATGGGCGCCCACTGGCTGACCGCCCGTTACGACCTGATGAACTACAACTCCGGCGACAAGTGGTACACGGCCTTCAACCCCTACAAGGAAAGCGCCGTGGGCACACCCCTGCTCGTGAACGGCGCCCCCGTGGACTACACGCCCAAGTACACCGAGATCACCGTGGGTTACAACTACCTCTTCGTGCCCACCAAGCAGACGGCGGGCAAGCTGAAGCTGGACTACATCACGCGCAGCAAGAACTTCCTGATTCCCCGTGCTGGCCAGACGGGCGAGCAGGGCGGCAACAGCCTCGTCGCTTCTCTGATGGTCGCCTTCTGA
- a CDS encoding MFS transporter, producing MGSPLSGGTLGFAQRLQDIRHGFERPFWVANISELFERLSYYAAFASLARYLNESLGFPAQDASSLTGVFGGLVWFMAAFGGAVADRLGFRRALSLAYLILSSSYFLLGSLGASWMVPVRGAVPLGALVVFLLMLPALGVALVKPAVVGTTARASKENVRTIGYSIYYTLVNIGGAAGPFVASYVHRHMSVENVFRVAAVSVFAMFFAVLLLFKEPRREGDAPPPSLVETGKNFLTVISNPKFMLFLIIFTGYWVVYWQEFITLPLYVVKYIDPKADTELLLMTGPLVVISLTVLLNLATQKIASMKAVTLGTLISSLAWIVLVFKPTVTGVIITLVCVALGEIVQSPRYYEYISRLAPAGQQGTYMGFAFLPIGLGSIIGGWFGGKLMHHFGEVKHQPTGMLWTIIGVGLLTAVLLWVYDRMLSAGRGGQTNG from the coding sequence ATGGGCAGTCCCCTTTCCGGAGGCACCTTGGGCTTCGCTCAGCGTTTGCAAGACATCCGCCATGGATTCGAGCGGCCCTTCTGGGTGGCCAACATCAGTGAGTTGTTCGAGCGCCTCTCGTACTACGCGGCCTTCGCCTCTCTGGCCCGGTACCTCAATGAATCGCTTGGGTTCCCGGCCCAGGATGCGAGCAGCCTTACGGGTGTTTTCGGCGGTCTGGTGTGGTTCATGGCGGCCTTTGGGGGCGCCGTGGCGGATCGCCTGGGATTTCGCCGGGCCCTGTCCCTGGCCTACCTGATCCTCAGCAGTTCGTATTTCCTGCTGGGATCGCTGGGTGCCTCGTGGATGGTCCCGGTGCGCGGCGCCGTGCCCCTGGGGGCCCTGGTGGTCTTCCTGCTGATGCTGCCCGCGCTGGGCGTGGCCTTGGTGAAGCCCGCGGTGGTGGGGACGACGGCCCGGGCCTCCAAGGAAAATGTGCGCACCATCGGCTATTCCATTTACTACACCCTGGTGAACATCGGTGGCGCAGCTGGCCCCTTCGTGGCCTCGTATGTCCACCGTCACATGAGCGTCGAGAATGTGTTCCGTGTGGCCGCGGTCAGTGTCTTTGCCATGTTCTTTGCCGTGCTTCTGCTCTTTAAAGAACCGCGACGGGAGGGCGATGCGCCGCCGCCGTCCCTGGTGGAAACGGGGAAGAACTTCCTTACCGTGATTTCCAACCCGAAGTTCATGCTGTTCCTGATCATTTTCACGGGCTACTGGGTGGTGTACTGGCAGGAGTTCATCACGCTTCCTCTCTATGTGGTGAAGTACATCGACCCCAAGGCGGACACGGAACTTCTGCTGATGACCGGGCCGCTCGTCGTGATCTCGCTGACGGTTCTGCTCAACCTCGCCACGCAAAAGATCGCCTCCATGAAGGCTGTGACACTGGGCACCCTGATTTCATCCCTCGCCTGGATCGTGCTGGTCTTCAAACCGACCGTGACGGGAGTGATCATCACCCTCGTCTGCGTGGCGCTCGGCGAGATTGTCCAGTCTCCCCGCTACTACGAGTACATTTCCCGGCTGGCCCCGGCAGGCCAGCAGGGCACCTACATGGGGTTCGCCTTCCTCCCGATCGGACTCGGCTCCATCATTGGCGGCTGGTTCGGCGGAAAGCTGATGCACCATTTCGGCGAAGTGAAGCATCAGCCTACGGGCATGCTTTGGACCATCATCGGCGTGGGTTTGCTCACGGCCGTGTTGCTATGGGTGTACGACCGCATGCTGTCCGCGGGAAGGGGCGGACAGACGAACGGTTGA
- a CDS encoding HU family DNA-binding protein, translating into MAENLSKAEIVDVVAKAADITKTAAATAINCVLETIATHVNKGGKVALVGFGTFSQKSRKARTGRNPQTGEPIKIAASKSMSFKASKAAKAAKPKAKAAKPAKAAKKK; encoded by the coding sequence TTGGCCGAAAACCTCTCCAAGGCTGAAATCGTCGATGTGGTCGCCAAGGCCGCCGACATCACCAAAACGGCTGCTGCCACGGCGATCAACTGTGTCCTCGAGACCATCGCCACCCACGTGAACAAGGGTGGAAAGGTCGCTCTCGTCGGCTTCGGCACCTTCAGCCAGAAGAGCCGCAAGGCTCGCACGGGCCGCAACCCCCAGACGGGCGAGCCCATCAAGATCGCCGCCTCGAAGTCCATGAGCTTCAAGGCCTCGAAGGCTGCCAAGGCTGCCAAGCCCAAGGCGAAGGCTGCCAAGCCCGCCAAGGCTGCCAAGAAGAAGTAA
- a CDS encoding alginate export family protein codes for MAPKRPHAALAATTFLSFLAALPSLGQSLPSGAKAEFGFEERVRSEDWDNIADHNDAKVDYRTHYRFRSRAWLTANLAQDLEVSAGLCNENRKTTRPDNFRYNGREVIFDTLYLDYRFSQAFSVRVGRQNLMRGEGFVLFDGSSGDGSRTTYFNAIDATFAWSKSKLEFLVISDPKEDQLPVINEIKNPAEKILLNEWDEQALGLYCTGQEIPGTSLEGYYFYKTEKKDYRAVTSPAFQPDRRLHTLGGRVVQDLQSGWTLSAEAAGQRGTQDGHPGTPEPSKSIRAWGGYARAKKGFEADWKPSVSLACIAQSGQDRSSDKITAWDPLFSRWPKWSEFYVISTAPEKAIGYATNTRMWEAEVKCSPTQALDLRGTLYQMAAMEAPALTPGPIFSTGKKRGLLWQARADYRFSPSLKGHVLYEHFTPGSFYSGDDSGHFLRFELTYTFKSRF; via the coding sequence TTGGCACCCAAGCGCCCTCATGCAGCCCTGGCCGCAACCACGTTCCTTTCGTTCCTGGCCGCCTTGCCAAGCCTGGGCCAGTCCCTTCCCAGTGGCGCCAAAGCCGAATTCGGTTTCGAAGAACGCGTTCGCTCCGAAGACTGGGACAACATCGCCGATCACAACGATGCCAAGGTGGACTACCGCACGCACTACCGCTTCCGAAGCCGAGCCTGGCTCACCGCCAACCTGGCCCAGGATCTCGAAGTCTCTGCGGGCCTCTGCAACGAGAACCGCAAGACCACCCGCCCGGATAATTTCCGATACAACGGTCGCGAAGTCATCTTCGACACGCTCTACCTCGACTACAGGTTCTCCCAGGCCTTTTCCGTGCGGGTGGGGCGCCAGAACCTGATGCGCGGCGAGGGTTTCGTGCTTTTCGATGGCAGTTCCGGTGATGGTTCCCGCACCACGTACTTCAACGCCATCGATGCCACCTTCGCCTGGAGCAAGTCCAAGCTGGAGTTCCTGGTCATTTCCGATCCCAAGGAAGACCAGCTTCCGGTGATCAATGAAATCAAGAATCCTGCGGAAAAAATTCTGCTCAACGAATGGGATGAACAGGCCCTTGGCCTCTACTGCACCGGCCAGGAAATACCGGGAACCAGCTTGGAGGGCTACTACTTCTACAAGACCGAGAAGAAGGATTACCGGGCGGTCACGTCACCGGCCTTCCAGCCCGACCGCCGCCTGCATACCCTGGGCGGGCGAGTGGTGCAGGATCTGCAAAGCGGCTGGACGTTGAGCGCAGAAGCCGCGGGCCAACGGGGCACCCAGGACGGCCACCCTGGCACGCCGGAGCCGTCCAAAAGCATCCGCGCCTGGGGCGGCTATGCTCGCGCCAAGAAGGGCTTCGAGGCGGACTGGAAACCCTCGGTTTCCCTGGCTTGCATCGCCCAATCCGGGCAGGATCGCAGCTCCGACAAGATCACAGCCTGGGATCCGCTTTTCAGCCGCTGGCCCAAGTGGAGCGAGTTCTATGTCATCTCCACGGCACCGGAAAAGGCCATCGGCTACGCCACCAACACCCGCATGTGGGAAGCTGAAGTCAAATGCAGCCCGACGCAGGCCCTGGATCTCCGCGGCACCCTCTACCAGATGGCCGCCATGGAGGCTCCTGCGCTGACACCAGGGCCCATCTTCAGCACGGGCAAGAAGCGCGGGCTCCTCTGGCAGGCCCGTGCCGACTACCGGTTCAGCCCCTCCCTGAAAGGCCACGTGCTCTATGAGCACTTCACGCCTGGCTCGTTCTACTCCGGGGATGACTCAGGCCACTTCCTGCGCTTCGAGCTCACTTACACGTTCAAATCCCGTTTCTGA
- a CDS encoding ABC transporter ATP-binding protein, whose product MLRVEKLTFAYGDLKVLWDVDLEVKEGEIVTVVGANGAGKSTTLKNISRLVKPTSGSLIFQGRDLTRLQPHQVVEAGVVQVPEGRRIFPEMTVLENLRMGSYVKATRADRQKNIDWVFELFPRLKEREKQLGGTMSGGEQQMLAIARGLMANPKILLLDEPSLGLSPLLVKNIFDIIIGINQLGVTILLVEQNVYQSLRISHRAYVMETGRVVLTGKGDELLNNDHIKKAFLGM is encoded by the coding sequence ATGCTTAGGGTCGAGAAGCTCACCTTCGCCTACGGTGACCTCAAGGTGCTTTGGGACGTGGATCTGGAGGTGAAGGAAGGCGAGATCGTCACGGTGGTGGGCGCCAACGGCGCCGGGAAATCCACCACGCTCAAGAACATCTCCCGGCTGGTGAAGCCCACTTCGGGCAGCCTCATCTTCCAGGGGCGCGACCTCACCCGGCTGCAGCCCCATCAGGTGGTGGAGGCGGGCGTGGTGCAAGTGCCTGAAGGCCGCCGCATCTTCCCCGAGATGACGGTGCTGGAGAACCTCCGCATGGGTTCTTATGTGAAGGCCACCCGGGCGGATCGTCAGAAAAACATTGATTGGGTGTTCGAGCTGTTTCCCCGGCTCAAGGAAAGGGAGAAGCAGCTGGGTGGGACGATGTCCGGCGGGGAGCAGCAGATGCTGGCCATCGCCCGGGGGCTCATGGCCAATCCCAAAATCCTGCTCCTGGACGAGCCCTCTTTGGGGCTTTCCCCCTTGCTTGTCAAAAACATTTTCGACATCATCATCGGCATTAACCAGCTGGGCGTTACCATCCTTCTGGTGGAGCAGAACGTCTACCAGTCCCTCCGCATCTCGCACCGGGCCTACGTGATGGAAACCGGGCGGGTCGTGCTCACGGGCAAGGGGGATGAGCTGCTCAACAACGACCACATCAAAAAAGCCTTCCTAGGCATGTAA
- a CDS encoding branched-chain amino acid ABC transporter permease, with protein sequence MTNSLLKPSAGILILAILFALPRFVESPYALHMMILLFLSVSQGQSWNILGGYAGQHSVGHAAYFGVGAYTTMMLMHTKQIAPWIGVWAGVGLVVLVALVIGSICFRLRGPYFVLASIAVAEILRLSAINLTTLTNGAEGILATELPPFKVGATLITDFSTKVPFYHIGLVLALATIAITYWVQHSKLGYFLQAIREDQDAAHSLGIPISRYKNIALVISAVLTSLAGSFYGIYVGFVDPPTVLGLDVSVQIMLICIIGGMGTLWGPVLGSLVLVPLSEALRSNLITEALVKVGAVNADSRTGLFLKENLSHAHVLLYGILVVLVILFMPDGLMGFFRRLTARRQREAV encoded by the coding sequence ATGACCAACAGCCTCCTCAAACCCTCCGCGGGCATCCTGATCCTGGCCATTCTTTTTGCCCTGCCCAGGTTCGTGGAGAGCCCCTACGCGCTGCACATGATGATCCTTCTGTTTCTGAGCGTCTCTCAGGGCCAGAGCTGGAACATCCTCGGTGGTTACGCGGGTCAACACTCCGTGGGCCATGCGGCCTACTTCGGCGTGGGCGCCTACACCACCATGATGCTCATGCACACGAAGCAGATCGCCCCCTGGATCGGCGTCTGGGCTGGCGTGGGGCTGGTGGTTCTGGTGGCCCTGGTCATCGGCAGCATCTGCTTCCGCCTGCGCGGTCCCTACTTCGTGCTGGCTTCCATCGCCGTGGCGGAGATCCTCCGACTGTCAGCCATCAACCTGACCACCCTCACCAATGGCGCCGAGGGCATTCTGGCCACGGAGCTGCCACCCTTCAAGGTGGGCGCCACCTTGATCACCGACTTCTCCACCAAGGTGCCCTTCTACCACATCGGCCTGGTGCTGGCCCTGGCCACCATCGCCATCACCTATTGGGTGCAGCACTCCAAACTCGGCTACTTCCTGCAGGCCATCCGGGAGGATCAGGATGCCGCCCACTCCCTGGGCATTCCCATCTCGCGCTACAAGAACATCGCCCTGGTGATCTCCGCGGTGCTCACCTCGCTGGCGGGCAGCTTCTACGGCATCTACGTGGGGTTCGTCGATCCCCCCACGGTGCTGGGGCTGGATGTCTCCGTCCAGATCATGCTCATCTGCATCATCGGCGGCATGGGCACGCTCTGGGGGCCGGTGCTGGGCTCCCTGGTGCTGGTGCCGCTGTCGGAGGCCCTGCGGAGCAACCTGATCACCGAGGCCCTGGTGAAGGTGGGCGCAGTGAACGCGGATTCCCGCACAGGCCTGTTCCTGAAGGAGAACCTCTCGCACGCCCACGTGCTGCTCTACGGGATCCTGGTGGTGCTGGTGATCCTCTTCATGCCCGATGGCCTCATGGGCTTCTTCCGGAGGCTGACCGCACGCCGTCAGCGGGAGGCGGTTTGA
- a CDS encoding ABC transporter ATP-binding protein — protein MAILEIQKVSKFFGGLAANSNVSFSVEEGSIMGLIGPNGAGKTTLFNCITGYYPPSRGEILFDGRRMNGLDPDKVCMLGMVRTWQKVRPLAKLSVVDNVMVGALARTASLKVARALAMEQLRVVRMEHRADFPAGGLPIGERKKLEVARSLATQPKLLLLDEVMGGLNPAESEEIIQLILDIKARGLTQMVIEHDMKAIMRISDRIVVLASGEKLMEGSPQEVVSHPEVISAYLGESHA, from the coding sequence ATGGCCATCCTCGAGATCCAGAAGGTCAGCAAGTTCTTCGGTGGCCTGGCCGCCAATTCCAATGTGTCCTTCTCCGTAGAGGAGGGCAGCATCATGGGCCTCATCGGACCCAACGGGGCGGGCAAGACCACCCTCTTCAACTGCATCACGGGCTACTACCCCCCATCGAGGGGGGAGATCCTCTTCGATGGCCGCCGCATGAATGGCCTCGATCCCGACAAGGTCTGCATGCTGGGCATGGTGCGCACCTGGCAGAAGGTACGGCCCCTGGCGAAGCTTTCTGTGGTGGACAACGTCATGGTGGGGGCCCTGGCTCGCACCGCCTCGCTGAAGGTCGCCCGGGCCTTGGCCATGGAACAGCTCCGAGTGGTGCGCATGGAGCACAGGGCTGATTTCCCGGCTGGGGGCCTGCCCATCGGAGAGCGAAAGAAGCTGGAGGTGGCGCGCTCCCTGGCCACGCAGCCGAAGCTCCTGCTGTTGGATGAGGTCATGGGCGGCCTGAATCCGGCGGAGAGTGAGGAGATCATCCAGCTCATCCTCGACATCAAGGCGCGCGGCCTCACACAGATGGTCATCGAGCACGACATGAAGGCCATCATGCGCATCTCGGACCGCATCGTGGTGCTGGCCTCGGGCGAAAAGCTCATGGAAGGATCGCCCCAGGAAGTCGTCAGCCATCCGGAAGTGATCAGCGCCTACCTGGGTGAGAGCCATGCTTAG